From Scatophagus argus isolate fScaArg1 chromosome 10, fScaArg1.pri, whole genome shotgun sequence, a single genomic window includes:
- the cep68 gene encoding centrosomal protein of 68 kDa isoform X6, which translates to MEAEGRSPRWKMHLPDFKHTRRFPSPATKDSERGKTERAGDRGEPHKSVTMAPTSRYLTDRQYVIRKPLFSAEQHTSILKKTHPRTHAEKERQIGVTGREENQQHSDINFLTRARTELTTESFSLSHSDISSPSASREDLGSPLTVSELRTRRYHEEPTFELPFRGSRSAQRSLSSSVLEVQRLNPPMRPQLTSTVLYPTYTPRSGYSRPGQTQLRLREKEGRGGGGNKLCSPGGYSKRHTVSPYQANYWACAIPNTLPPSPDRHSAGWDANKEYQALLDYTYPLRQGQLVTEWDSSNLHGDSPLQTDPNLQDSGIELDHLCSSTSLSGLHFIERSTEQTRKRSSLSGGHRSTDRQALTTPSGLPSSTLMARSDPVGLSWDSVDSSKNRGGMNHYRKDGHHHRHHALSSSLLSSTFIRSTSVLPQSRCVCGEVDEEFWPLPEQLEELQLLSRQVREVTAQLSQPVTASWESLGPGTNSVLSSIALPEKQEAEDKEETEVKELEGSNQDTGEGRNETGRDEISPAQTAAGTHKDSEAVRSSRAWVEPVGRGLNRYSQREVEPLAELLSGLTLPGSSSGHLDQEQNDSLMQHIQVFCSHLEQLIQLLFTVSEKMELLASPTMDLDSVKSSLAEYQREVSSHQPLTSSVLHSGQLLLSCINTTSPFLRDTLLLIERQSGVLETQTEHFFSSILSAVDSLTQPKPVQQSQEGDPGTVVVQGSTL; encoded by the exons ATGGAAGCTGAGGGACGCAGCCCGCGTTGGAAGATGCATCTCCCAGACTTTAAACACACTAGGAGATTCCCAAGTCCAGCTacaaaagacagtgaaagaggcaagacagaaagagcaggagacagaggagagccACACAAAAGTGTGACTATGGCGCCTACCTCCAGGTATCTGACGGACAGACAGTATGTCATAAGAAAGCCTCTGTTCTCTGCAGAACAACATACGTCCATCTTAAAGAAGACACATCCACGGACGCACGCAGAGAAG GAGAGACAGATTGGTGTTACCggaagagaagaaaaccagCAACACAGTGACATTAACTTCTTGACCAGAGCAAGAACAGAACTGACCACAGAGAGCTTTAGCCTCTCTCACAGTGACATCTCATCTCCATCCGCCTCTAGAGAAGACCTTGGCTCACCCTTGACTGTCTCAGAACTCAGGACTAGGCGGTACCATGAAGAACCCACCTTTGAATTGCCGTTCCGAGGCAGCAGATCAGCTCAGCGGAGCCTCTCGAGCTCCGTCCTGGAGGTCCAGCGACTGAACCCTCCAATGAGGCCACAACTGACCTCGACTGTCCTGTATCCTACCTACACCCCCCGCTCAGGGTACTCCAGGCCGGGCCAGACTCAGCTCAGGCTAAGGGAAAAGGagggcagaggtggaggagggaacAAACTATGTTCTCCTGGAGGGTACTCAAAGCGACACACAGTTTCACCCTATCAGGCGAACTACTGGGCCTGCGCCATCCCTAATACTTTGCCTCCATCTCCAGACAGGCACTCTGCAGGTTGGGACGCAAACAAGGAGTACCAGGCCCTGCTGGATTACACCTACCCTCTGAGACAAGGACAATTGGTCACTGAGTGGGACAGCTCCAACCTCCACGGAGACTCTCCCCTCCAAACAGATCCCAACCTGCAGGACTCAGGCATTGAACTGGACCACCTTTGTAGTTCCACCAGCCTGTCAGGATTGCACTTTATAGAGAGAagcacagagcagaccagaAAAAGAAGCAGTCTAAGTGGGGGTCATAGGTCAACTGACCGGCAGGCACTCACCACACCCTCAGGTCTGCCCTCCAGTACCCTGATGGCCCGATCAGACCCTGTGGGTTTGTCCTGGGACAGTGTGGACAGCAGTAAGAATAGAGGGGGAATGAATCATTACAGAAAGGATGGTCACCATCATCGGCACCATGcactgtcctcctccctcctctcctctactTTTATCCGCTCCACCAGTGTTCTTCCACAGtccaggtgtgtttgtggggaGGTGGATGAGGAGTTCTGGCCTCTTccagagcagctggaggagctaCAGCTGCTGTCCAGGCAG GTGAGGGAGGTGACAGCCCAACTGAGCCAGCCTGTCACAGCCAGCTGGGAGTCATTAGGGCCGGGCACCAACTCGGTCCTCTCCTCCATCGCTCTGCCTGAGAAACAAGAGGCTGAAGacaaggaggagacagaagtCAAAGAGCTTGAGGGCAGCAATCAAGACACTGGTgaaggaagaaatgaaacagGCCGGGACGAGATAAGTCCTGCTCAGACAG CAGCTGGGACTCACAAGGACTCTGAGGCAGTGAGGAGTTCTAGAGCTTGGGTGGAGCCTGTTGGAAGAGGACTGAATCGTTACAGTCAACGGGAGGTGGAGCCTTTGGCTGAGCTGCTGAGTGGCCTCACCCTgcctggcagcagcagtggtcacCTGGATCAGGAGCAAAATGACTCCCTGATGCAACATATCCAG GTGTTCTGTTCACACTTGGAGCAGCTGATCCAGCTGCTGTTCACAGTATCAGAGAAGATGGAGCTGCTGGCCTCACCCACCATGGACTTAGACAGCGTGAAGTCATCTCTAGCTGAGTATCAG AGAGAAGTGAGCAGCCACCAGCCCCTGACCAGCTCTGTTCTTCACAGCGGACAGCTTCTCCTCAGCTGCATCAACACCACGTCTCCAT ttTTAAGAGACACCCTGCTGTTGATCGAAAGGCAGTCTGGAGTTCTGGAGACGCAAACAGAACACTTTTTCTCCTCCATCCTGTCTGCCGTGGACAGTCTGACCCAGCCCAAACCAGTCCAGCAGAGCCAAGAGGGGGACCCAGGCACTGTGGTGGTCCAGGGGTCCACTTTGTGA
- the cep68 gene encoding centrosomal protein of 68 kDa isoform X5, with protein sequence MEAEGRSPRWKMHLPDFKHTRRFPSPATKDSERGKTERAGDRGEPHKSVTMAPTSRYLTDRQYVIRKPLFSAEQHTSILKKTHPRTHAEKERQIGVTGREENQQHSDINFLTRARTELTTESFSLSHSDISSPSASREDLGSPLTVSELRTRRYHEEPTFELPFRGSRSAQRSLSSSVLEVQRLNPPMRPQLTSTVLYPTYTPRSGYSRPGQTQLRLREKEGRGGGGNKLCSPGGYSKRHTVSPYQANYWACAIPNTLPPSPDRHSAGWDANKEYQALLDYTYPLRQGQLVTEWDSSNLHGDSPLQTDPNLQDSGIELDHLCSSTSLSGLHFIERSTEQTRKRSSLSGGHRSTDRQALTTPSGLPSSTLMARSDPVGLSWDSVDSSKNRGGMNHYRKDGHHHRHHALSSSLLSSTFIRSTSVLPQSRCVCGEVDEEFWPLPEQLEELQLLSRQVREVTAQLSQPVTASWESLGPGTNSVLSSIALPEKQEAEDKEETEVKELEGSNQDTGEGRNETGRDEISPAQTAGTHKDSEAVRSSRAWVEPVGRGLNRYSQREVEPLAELLSGLTLPGSSSGHLDQEQNDSLMQHIQVFCSHLEQLIQLLFTVSEKMELLASPTMDLDSVKSSLAEYQNFQREVSSHQPLTSSVLHSGQLLLSCINTTSPFLRDTLLLIERQSGVLETQTEHFFSSILSAVDSLTQPKPVQQSQEGDPGTVVVQGSTL encoded by the exons ATGGAAGCTGAGGGACGCAGCCCGCGTTGGAAGATGCATCTCCCAGACTTTAAACACACTAGGAGATTCCCAAGTCCAGCTacaaaagacagtgaaagaggcaagacagaaagagcaggagacagaggagagccACACAAAAGTGTGACTATGGCGCCTACCTCCAGGTATCTGACGGACAGACAGTATGTCATAAGAAAGCCTCTGTTCTCTGCAGAACAACATACGTCCATCTTAAAGAAGACACATCCACGGACGCACGCAGAGAAG GAGAGACAGATTGGTGTTACCggaagagaagaaaaccagCAACACAGTGACATTAACTTCTTGACCAGAGCAAGAACAGAACTGACCACAGAGAGCTTTAGCCTCTCTCACAGTGACATCTCATCTCCATCCGCCTCTAGAGAAGACCTTGGCTCACCCTTGACTGTCTCAGAACTCAGGACTAGGCGGTACCATGAAGAACCCACCTTTGAATTGCCGTTCCGAGGCAGCAGATCAGCTCAGCGGAGCCTCTCGAGCTCCGTCCTGGAGGTCCAGCGACTGAACCCTCCAATGAGGCCACAACTGACCTCGACTGTCCTGTATCCTACCTACACCCCCCGCTCAGGGTACTCCAGGCCGGGCCAGACTCAGCTCAGGCTAAGGGAAAAGGagggcagaggtggaggagggaacAAACTATGTTCTCCTGGAGGGTACTCAAAGCGACACACAGTTTCACCCTATCAGGCGAACTACTGGGCCTGCGCCATCCCTAATACTTTGCCTCCATCTCCAGACAGGCACTCTGCAGGTTGGGACGCAAACAAGGAGTACCAGGCCCTGCTGGATTACACCTACCCTCTGAGACAAGGACAATTGGTCACTGAGTGGGACAGCTCCAACCTCCACGGAGACTCTCCCCTCCAAACAGATCCCAACCTGCAGGACTCAGGCATTGAACTGGACCACCTTTGTAGTTCCACCAGCCTGTCAGGATTGCACTTTATAGAGAGAagcacagagcagaccagaAAAAGAAGCAGTCTAAGTGGGGGTCATAGGTCAACTGACCGGCAGGCACTCACCACACCCTCAGGTCTGCCCTCCAGTACCCTGATGGCCCGATCAGACCCTGTGGGTTTGTCCTGGGACAGTGTGGACAGCAGTAAGAATAGAGGGGGAATGAATCATTACAGAAAGGATGGTCACCATCATCGGCACCATGcactgtcctcctccctcctctcctctactTTTATCCGCTCCACCAGTGTTCTTCCACAGtccaggtgtgtttgtggggaGGTGGATGAGGAGTTCTGGCCTCTTccagagcagctggaggagctaCAGCTGCTGTCCAGGCAG GTGAGGGAGGTGACAGCCCAACTGAGCCAGCCTGTCACAGCCAGCTGGGAGTCATTAGGGCCGGGCACCAACTCGGTCCTCTCCTCCATCGCTCTGCCTGAGAAACAAGAGGCTGAAGacaaggaggagacagaagtCAAAGAGCTTGAGGGCAGCAATCAAGACACTGGTgaaggaagaaatgaaacagGCCGGGACGAGATAAGTCCTGCTCAGACAG CTGGGACTCACAAGGACTCTGAGGCAGTGAGGAGTTCTAGAGCTTGGGTGGAGCCTGTTGGAAGAGGACTGAATCGTTACAGTCAACGGGAGGTGGAGCCTTTGGCTGAGCTGCTGAGTGGCCTCACCCTgcctggcagcagcagtggtcacCTGGATCAGGAGCAAAATGACTCCCTGATGCAACATATCCAG GTGTTCTGTTCACACTTGGAGCAGCTGATCCAGCTGCTGTTCACAGTATCAGAGAAGATGGAGCTGCTGGCCTCACCCACCATGGACTTAGACAGCGTGAAGTCATCTCTAGCTGAGTATCAG AATTTTCAGAGAGAAGTGAGCAGCCACCAGCCCCTGACCAGCTCTGTTCTTCACAGCGGACAGCTTCTCCTCAGCTGCATCAACACCACGTCTCCAT ttTTAAGAGACACCCTGCTGTTGATCGAAAGGCAGTCTGGAGTTCTGGAGACGCAAACAGAACACTTTTTCTCCTCCATCCTGTCTGCCGTGGACAGTCTGACCCAGCCCAAACCAGTCCAGCAGAGCCAAGAGGGGGACCCAGGCACTGTGGTGGTCCAGGGGTCCACTTTGTGA